In bacterium, a single genomic region encodes these proteins:
- a CDS encoding aldo/keto reductase: protein MELRTFGQSTLRSSAIGLGTWPIGGARYGPSDDRDAIRTIAAALDAGVTCFDTAPSYGNGHAEELLGRALGPRRADAVVVTKGGLIWNAQSQVLGRDSRRDALSEHIAASLKRLQTDYIDLYLVHWPDPTVPLDDVAATLEGFVRTGKARHVGVSNFTGAQLRACASALRGARLTANQVSVNLFDQRWLRETFSTCRELGIGVMAYGPLAHGLLTGALTRATVFDDADWRKSGTLFGQALLTPGNFERNLDVVDRLAAVARRCGATLPQLAVAWVLSRPPVTVALIGARTPAEIADAAGATGVRLSEQVLHEIETIMHDAAGLSAVLPT from the coding sequence GTGGAGTTGCGAACGTTCGGGCAGAGCACGCTGCGGTCGTCGGCGATCGGCCTCGGCACGTGGCCGATCGGCGGCGCGCGGTATGGACCGAGCGACGACCGCGACGCGATCCGGACGATCGCCGCGGCGCTCGACGCGGGCGTCACGTGCTTCGACACGGCGCCGTCGTACGGGAACGGCCACGCCGAGGAACTGCTCGGACGGGCGCTCGGCCCGCGCCGGGCGGACGCGGTGGTCGTGACCAAGGGCGGCCTGATCTGGAACGCGCAGAGCCAGGTGCTCGGGCGGGACAGCCGGCGCGACGCGCTCAGCGAACACATCGCGGCGAGCCTCAAACGGCTCCAGACCGACTACATCGATCTGTACCTCGTGCACTGGCCGGACCCGACCGTGCCGCTCGACGACGTCGCGGCGACGCTCGAGGGATTCGTCCGGACGGGCAAGGCGCGGCACGTCGGCGTCTCCAACTTCACCGGCGCCCAGCTCCGGGCGTGCGCCTCTGCGCTCCGCGGCGCGCGTCTCACCGCGAACCAGGTCAGCGTGAACCTGTTCGATCAACGGTGGCTCCGTGAGACGTTCTCGACGTGCCGCGAGCTCGGAATCGGGGTCATGGCGTACGGCCCCCTCGCGCACGGGCTGCTGACCGGCGCGTTGACGCGGGCGACCGTGTTCGACGACGCCGATTGGCGAAAGAGCGGCACCCTGTTCGGCCAGGCGTTGCTGACGCCCGGGAATTTCGAGCGCAACTTGGACGTCGTCGATCGGCTGGCGGCGGTGGCCCGCCGGTGCGGAGCCACGCTGCCACAGCTCGCCGTGGCATGGGTGCTGTCCCGGCCCCCTGTCACCGTGGCGCTGATCGGCGCCAGAACGCCGGCGGAGATCGCCGACGCGGCCGGGGCGACGGGCGTCCGGCTCTCTGAGCAGGTGCTGCACGAGATCGAGACGATCATGCACGATGCCGCGGGGCTGTCGGCGGTGCTGCCGACGTAG
- a CDS encoding ABC transporter permease has product MTAAAMSAPVSMSSVPAAVGRARRRLLWWSAPLAAFAFVAVVGPMLVPYDPVTVRLADRLAPPGTLLPDGPRAWLGTDQVGKDLVAQVLQGARISLIVGVATVLAAGAVGLAAGVAAGYRGGVLDAVLMRLADLQLAFPSILLAILIAAVLGRSVANVIITLSVTRWVTFARIARASSLVTKEREFVTAALATGAGTLRLVWRHIVPFTVTPLVVVATVELGLVILAEASLSFLGLGTTPAHPSWGLIIANGRDYLTTGWWISTIPGLALSVVVVTVGQFGDAVRDYLDPHTASR; this is encoded by the coding sequence ATGACCGCCGCGGCGATGAGCGCACCGGTCTCGATGTCGTCTGTGCCCGCCGCGGTCGGCCGTGCGCGCCGGCGTCTCCTGTGGTGGAGCGCGCCGCTGGCGGCGTTTGCGTTCGTGGCCGTGGTCGGTCCGATGTTGGTGCCGTACGACCCGGTCACGGTCCGCCTCGCGGACCGCCTGGCGCCCCCGGGGACGCTCTTGCCGGACGGGCCGCGGGCGTGGCTCGGGACGGATCAGGTCGGCAAGGACCTCGTCGCGCAGGTGCTCCAGGGCGCGCGCATCTCGCTCATCGTCGGTGTCGCCACCGTGCTCGCGGCCGGCGCGGTCGGCCTCGCCGCGGGCGTCGCGGCCGGGTACCGCGGCGGGGTGCTGGACGCGGTGCTGATGCGCCTCGCCGACCTGCAGCTGGCGTTCCCGTCGATCCTGCTCGCGATCCTGATCGCGGCGGTGCTCGGTCGGAGCGTCGCGAACGTGATCATCACGCTGTCCGTGACGCGCTGGGTGACGTTCGCGCGGATCGCGCGGGCGTCCTCGCTGGTCACGAAAGAACGGGAGTTCGTCACGGCCGCGCTGGCCACGGGCGCGGGCACGCTCCGGCTGGTGTGGCGCCACATCGTGCCGTTCACGGTCACGCCGCTCGTCGTGGTCGCCACGGTCGAGCTCGGCCTGGTCATCCTGGCCGAGGCGTCGTTGAGCTTCCTCGGACTCGGCACGACGCCGGCCCACCCGTCGTGGGGCCTCATCATCGCCAACGGGCGGGACTACCTGACCACCGGCTGGTGGATCTCCACGATTCCAGGCCTCGCGCTCAGCGTGGTCGTGGTGACCGTCGGGCAGTTCGGCGACGCCGTGCGGGACTATTTGGATCCCCACACGGCGTCGAGATAG
- a CDS encoding ABC transporter permease — protein sequence MTSYLGGRLVYALFVLWGALTIVFVAVRVIPGDPAQMMIGSEGTRQDVEALRHRLGLDQPLATQYTRYLAGATRLDFGASLRLEEPATQAVSERLPATALLAGSAMALAVAVGLPLGILAAIRIRSAVDYVVSIASLLGQSVPNFWLGIMFILIFARQFRWLPSAGIGGMQHLVLPAVTLALLLIGVLTRLVRSGLLEVVDEDYIRSAYAKGLTRRAVIARHALPNVLIPVVTIVGLQLGNLLAGAVIVETVFAWPGAGRLLVDAISNRDYPVVQVGVLCITAGFILINLLVDVSYAYIDPRIRYR from the coding sequence GTGACGTCGTATCTCGGCGGCCGGCTGGTCTATGCCCTGTTCGTACTGTGGGGCGCGCTGACGATCGTGTTCGTCGCGGTCCGGGTGATCCCCGGGGACCCCGCACAGATGATGATCGGCTCGGAGGGCACGCGCCAGGACGTGGAGGCGCTGCGCCACCGCCTGGGGCTCGACCAGCCGCTCGCGACCCAGTACACGCGGTATCTGGCGGGCGCGACCCGGTTGGACTTCGGCGCGTCGCTGCGGCTGGAGGAACCGGCGACGCAGGCCGTGTCCGAGCGGCTGCCGGCGACGGCGCTCCTGGCCGGGAGCGCGATGGCGCTAGCCGTCGCGGTCGGCCTCCCGCTCGGCATCCTGGCCGCGATTCGCATCCGGTCGGCGGTCGACTACGTGGTGTCGATCGCCTCGCTCCTCGGACAGTCCGTGCCGAACTTTTGGCTCGGGATCATGTTCATCCTGATCTTCGCGCGCCAGTTTCGCTGGCTGCCGAGCGCCGGGATCGGCGGGATGCAGCATCTCGTGCTGCCGGCCGTGACGCTCGCGCTCCTGCTGATCGGCGTGCTCACGCGCCTCGTGCGCAGCGGCCTGCTGGAAGTCGTGGACGAGGACTACATCCGGTCGGCGTACGCCAAGGGGCTGACCCGGCGCGCCGTCATCGCCCGGCACGCGCTCCCCAACGTACTGATCCCGGTCGTCACCATCGTGGGGCTGCAGTTGGGCAACCTGCTGGCCGGGGCGGTGATCGTCGAGACCGTGTTCGCGTGGCCGGGCGCGGGGCGCCTGCTCGTCGATGCGATCAGCAATCGCGACTATCCGGTTGTGCAGGTCGGGGTCCTGTGCATCACCGCGGGGTTCATCCTGATCAACCTGCTCGTCGACGTGAGCTACGCGTACATCGACCCACGGATTCGCTACCGATGA
- a CDS encoding ABC transporter substrate-binding protein, whose product MARDRREHGMRRVTRRQFLDNAALAAGAAAGGVLLGAYGRAVPSAYAAAAAPTGELRVSLPARIVALDPMGAQAAEESVRVVSAHVFDTLVARDTRTRGYRPALAVKWETPDPTTWVFTLRPGVKFHDGTTLSARDVKASLERMIAQKGPFAPLWVAIDTVDAPNDTTVRVKTKTPVGTMLANLSLLSILPAASMNNAGFFNRPIGSGPFRVTSYRPDSELVLDANPGYWATPPGIKTLRFRDIPEIAARVTALITGEVDLTYGLPPDQLASLRSNADLNVQTTPSYRYYFIWMNVKRSPFTDKRVRQAMIYALDINTMLNTLLKGIARPMTAPIPSTVFGYAPQRPYGYDPAKAKQLLAAAGHANGFDTSMIWNPGSGPQDREVAQALFSYWNAVGVRVKDAQAERAQWLDRLLKLDWDLDLQTNIVITGDSDFVLHRLYTTQANRMGYANPQVDHLLDLAAQSVDQNNRKVYYGQVCEILWDDAVGVYPFELIETYVSRKSVQGFVPTPTFPTFTSVTVKR is encoded by the coding sequence ATGGCACGCGATCGGAGAGAACACGGAATGCGGCGGGTGACCCGCCGGCAGTTCCTCGACAACGCGGCTCTCGCGGCAGGCGCCGCGGCCGGCGGTGTGCTGCTCGGCGCGTACGGCCGGGCGGTACCGTCAGCCTACGCGGCTGCGGCCGCGCCGACCGGGGAGTTGCGCGTCTCGCTTCCCGCGCGCATCGTCGCGCTGGACCCGATGGGCGCCCAAGCCGCCGAGGAATCGGTGCGCGTCGTATCGGCCCACGTCTTCGATACGCTCGTTGCGCGCGACACGCGCACCCGAGGGTACCGCCCGGCGCTCGCCGTCAAATGGGAGACACCGGACCCAACCACCTGGGTGTTCACGCTCCGCCCCGGGGTCAAGTTTCACGACGGCACGACGCTCAGCGCCCGGGACGTCAAGGCGTCGCTGGAGCGAATGATCGCGCAGAAGGGACCGTTTGCGCCGTTGTGGGTGGCGATCGACACCGTCGACGCGCCCAACGACACCACAGTTCGCGTCAAGACGAAGACACCCGTCGGGACGATGCTGGCCAACTTATCGCTGCTCTCGATCCTGCCGGCCGCCTCGATGAACAACGCCGGCTTCTTCAACCGTCCGATCGGGTCCGGCCCGTTCCGCGTGACATCCTACCGGCCGGACAGCGAGCTGGTCCTGGACGCGAACCCCGGATACTGGGCGACGCCGCCCGGGATCAAGACCCTCCGGTTCCGAGACATCCCGGAGATCGCCGCGCGCGTCACGGCGTTGATCACGGGCGAGGTCGACCTCACGTACGGATTGCCGCCGGATCAGCTCGCTTCGCTGCGGAGTAACGCGGACCTCAATGTCCAGACCACCCCCTCGTACCGCTACTACTTCATCTGGATGAACGTCAAGCGCAGTCCGTTCACCGACAAGCGCGTGCGGCAGGCGATGATCTACGCGCTGGACATCAACACGATGCTGAACACGTTGTTGAAGGGCATTGCGCGGCCGATGACCGCGCCGATCCCGTCCACGGTGTTCGGGTACGCACCACAGCGCCCGTACGGGTACGACCCGGCGAAGGCCAAGCAGTTGCTGGCCGCGGCCGGCCACGCCAACGGGTTCGACACCTCGATGATTTGGAACCCCGGCTCCGGACCGCAGGACCGTGAGGTCGCGCAGGCGCTGTTCTCGTACTGGAACGCGGTCGGCGTGCGGGTCAAGGACGCGCAGGCGGAGCGGGCGCAGTGGCTCGACCGGCTCCTCAAGCTGGATTGGGATCTCGACCTCCAGACGAACATCGTCATCACCGGCGACTCGGATTTCGTCCTGCACCGTCTGTACACGACCCAGGCGAACCGCATGGGGTACGCCAACCCGCAGGTGGACCACCTGCTCGATTTGGCCGCCCAGTCGGTGGACCAGAACAACCGGAAGGTCTACTACGGCCAGGTGTGCGAGATCCTGTGGGACGACGCGGTCGGTGTGTACCCGTTTGAGCTGATCGAGACCTACGTGTCGCGCAAGTCGGTGCAGGGATTTGTCCCGACGCCGACGTTCCCGACGTTTACCTCCGTCACCGTGAAACGGTAA
- a CDS encoding pyridoxal-phosphate dependent enzyme produces MSRSPIVATLDRLPRFPLAVLPTPLEHAANLSRALDIQLWIKRDDLTGLALGGNKVRKIEYLVGDALAEGATSLLTTAAAQSNFCRVAAAAGARAGLRVGLLLRGTGTEPIQGNLLLDHLLGAEIRFTDQMDPYAEGTRRRLDAWVEEERARGERPYLIYLHGGSHAGALAAAAYVQAAVELDAQCRAGGIHPDHLYVAVGSGSTLAGLLVGARGPAEGLASTCITGVCVGALSDVVDTKVREFARAAAALLGAPVPNEPLRLDDGERGDAYGVPTAAALAAIRTAAMSEALIFNPVYTGKAFAALLRDVAQGTVAPGSTVVFINTGGDPLIFANAAHLAGPLGQAHRAGTAQ; encoded by the coding sequence GTGAGCCGGTCGCCGATCGTGGCCACGCTCGACCGGCTGCCCCGGTTTCCGCTTGCCGTGCTGCCCACGCCGCTCGAGCACGCGGCGAACTTGTCGCGGGCGCTCGACATCCAGCTCTGGATCAAGCGAGACGACCTCACGGGCCTCGCACTCGGCGGAAACAAAGTCCGCAAGATCGAGTACCTCGTGGGCGACGCGCTGGCCGAAGGCGCGACGTCGCTGTTGACGACCGCCGCGGCGCAGTCCAACTTCTGCCGCGTCGCCGCCGCCGCGGGAGCGCGCGCCGGACTCCGAGTGGGTCTGCTCCTGCGCGGCACCGGCACGGAACCCATCCAAGGCAACCTGCTCCTGGACCATCTGCTCGGCGCGGAAATCCGCTTCACGGATCAGATGGATCCGTACGCGGAGGGCACTCGACGCCGTCTCGACGCGTGGGTCGAAGAGGAACGCGCCCGCGGAGAGAGACCGTACCTGATCTATCTCCACGGCGGCTCGCACGCCGGGGCGCTCGCCGCGGCGGCGTATGTGCAGGCCGCCGTGGAGCTCGACGCCCAGTGTCGCGCCGGGGGGATACATCCGGACCACCTCTACGTGGCCGTCGGCTCCGGGAGCACACTCGCCGGCCTGCTCGTGGGGGCGCGGGGTCCGGCCGAGGGCCTCGCATCTACGTGTATCACCGGCGTGTGTGTCGGCGCCCTCTCAGACGTCGTGGACACAAAGGTGCGGGAGTTCGCCCGAGCCGCGGCCGCGCTGCTCGGCGCGCCCGTGCCCAACGAGCCCCTGCGGCTCGACGACGGGGAGCGCGGCGACGCGTACGGCGTCCCCACGGCCGCCGCCCTTGCCGCGATCCGAACCGCCGCCATGTCGGAAGCGCTCATCTTCAACCCCGTCTACACCGGTAAGGCGTTCGCCGCGCTGCTCCGTGATGTCGCGCAGGGAACCGTCGCCCCGGGGAGCACGGTGGTCTTCATCAACACCGGCGGAGATCCGCTCATCTTTGCGAACGCGGCGCATCTGGCGGGACCGCTGGGCCAGGCGCACCGCGCCGGGACGGCCCAGTAA
- a CDS encoding GntR family transcriptional regulator, translated as MRSAPETPPLEFKTREQAAYESIRQAIIQGRWGPDEPVVVSRIAAGLGVSRITIANALKRLAGEGFVRLTPHKEAVVARLDPDGVREIYLMRAELEALATREAASRISADDFDQARRLNETVRQRRAELPAAIHALRAADRAFHRHVRSTAGMPRLDQVLENLADQCEYYRSRLLDPSRLSAPDPAAHAALLELLARHDTDAAGRLMRDHVLGGMRTVLSTLGRQA; from the coding sequence ATGCGATCTGCGCCCGAGACGCCGCCTCTCGAGTTCAAGACCAGAGAGCAGGCGGCCTACGAGTCTATCCGGCAGGCCATCATCCAGGGCCGGTGGGGACCGGACGAGCCGGTGGTGGTCAGCCGGATCGCCGCCGGCCTGGGCGTCAGTCGCATCACGATCGCGAACGCCCTGAAGCGTCTTGCGGGAGAGGGGTTCGTCCGCCTCACCCCGCACAAAGAAGCGGTCGTCGCGCGGCTCGACCCCGACGGGGTGCGCGAGATCTACCTCATGCGGGCCGAGTTGGAAGCGCTGGCGACGCGCGAGGCGGCGTCCCGCATCTCCGCCGACGATTTCGACCAGGCCCGCCGGCTGAACGAGACGGTGCGCCAGCGGCGCGCGGAACTTCCGGCCGCGATCCACGCGCTTCGCGCCGCCGACCGGGCGTTTCACCGTCACGTGCGGAGCACGGCCGGCATGCCACGCCTCGATCAGGTCCTCGAAAATCTCGCGGATCAGTGCGAATACTACCGCTCGCGCCTCCTCGATCCCAGCCGGCTGTCCGCGCCCGATCCCGCGGCGCACGCCGCGCTGCTCGAGTTGCTCGCGAGGCACGACACCGACGCTGCCGGCCGCCTGATGCGCGACCACGTCCTCGGCGGCATGCGCACCGTGCTCTCCACGCTGGGGCGGCAGGCGTGA
- a CDS encoding GMC family oxidoreductase, which translates to MTGRTVAVVGSGVCGTVIAFLLAQRGYRVDVFEKGGDYPYPHAPQFQDRFLHGYENPAYAPPDDLQGLTLSGDYHRDLNDERHIVVGGSATHWGAITPRLRPPDFRTKSQYGFGDDWPITYDEVEPYYCRAEALLGVSGTDADNPFAPARSRPYPLPPFELSYGDRVLAGRLAAHGITLHTTPQAATRQAYGARPACQNFGACDVCPIGARYSPNYHLMRAVATGACAVHSQTAVRRIVADRSGRATALVVRPDGGAADRDHGADVIVVAGGAIENARLLLLSRQDRSLGGLRLGDVVGHYLAFHHLWTGRLHYAEPLYPGEVGRFTGQSYQFIDPPGRGAHGAVKLEFSSNIVPPPERSTDGATTGSDVLEALRPTRAQRMLTVHAESDPSPRRVVTLSETRDRFGDPYAHVHYELTEFDHETYRFGRGLFERVAAATGARRAEFEPVESVYSGCHHMGTCRMGRGPRDSVVDSFGAVHGSPNLFVVGGSAFVGPGPVNPTLTMVALATRTADYIAGRLL; encoded by the coding sequence ATGACCGGACGCACCGTGGCTGTTGTCGGCTCGGGGGTCTGCGGGACCGTCATCGCGTTTCTGCTGGCGCAGCGGGGATACAGGGTCGACGTGTTTGAGAAGGGCGGCGACTATCCGTACCCGCACGCGCCGCAGTTTCAGGACCGGTTCCTGCACGGGTACGAGAATCCGGCGTACGCTCCGCCAGACGACCTGCAGGGACTCACGCTTTCTGGCGACTACCACCGCGATCTCAACGACGAGCGCCACATCGTCGTCGGCGGGTCCGCGACCCATTGGGGCGCCATTACCCCCCGCTTGCGCCCGCCCGATTTTCGCACGAAGAGCCAGTACGGGTTTGGGGACGATTGGCCGATCACCTACGATGAGGTGGAGCCGTACTACTGTCGGGCGGAGGCGCTGCTCGGAGTCTCGGGTACGGATGCGGACAACCCGTTCGCACCGGCGAGATCCCGGCCGTATCCCCTGCCGCCGTTCGAGTTGAGCTACGGTGACCGCGTGCTCGCCGGACGGCTCGCCGCACACGGCATTACGTTACATACAACGCCGCAGGCCGCGACGCGCCAGGCCTACGGCGCGCGCCCGGCCTGCCAGAACTTCGGGGCGTGCGACGTGTGTCCGATCGGGGCCCGGTATTCGCCCAACTATCATTTGATGCGCGCCGTCGCCACGGGCGCGTGCGCGGTGCATTCCCAAACCGCGGTCCGGCGCATCGTCGCGGACCGGTCGGGCCGGGCGACGGCGCTCGTGGTCCGGCCGGACGGCGGGGCCGCCGACCGGGACCACGGCGCGGACGTGATCGTCGTGGCCGGCGGGGCGATCGAAAACGCGCGACTGCTACTGCTCTCGCGCCAGGACCGATCGCTCGGCGGGCTTCGGCTCGGCGACGTCGTCGGGCACTATCTCGCGTTCCACCATCTTTGGACCGGGCGCCTACACTATGCCGAGCCGTTGTATCCTGGCGAGGTCGGCCGGTTCACCGGGCAGAGCTACCAGTTCATCGACCCGCCGGGGCGTGGGGCGCACGGCGCGGTCAAACTCGAGTTCTCCTCCAACATCGTGCCGCCGCCTGAACGCTCAACCGACGGCGCGACGACGGGCTCGGACGTCCTCGAGGCCCTCCGGCCCACCCGGGCGCAGCGGATGCTGACGGTTCACGCGGAAAGCGACCCGAGCCCGCGGCGGGTCGTGACGCTGTCGGAGACGCGCGACCGCTTCGGGGATCCCTACGCGCACGTGCACTATGAGCTCACCGAGTTCGACCACGAGACGTACCGCTTCGGACGCGGCCTCTTCGAGCGGGTCGCCGCGGCAACGGGCGCGCGGCGCGCCGAGTTCGAGCCGGTCGAGAGCGTCTACTCGGGATGTCATCACATGGGCACCTGCCGGATGGGCCGCGGGCCGCGCGACAGCGTCGTGGATTCGTTCGGCGCCGTGCACGGGAGTCCCAACCTGTTCGTCGTGGGCGGCAGCGCGTTCGTGGGGCCGGGCCCCGTCAACCCCACGCTCACGATGGTCGCGCTTGCCACCCGCACGGCCGATTACATCGCGGGCCGCCTGCTGTAA
- a CDS encoding aldo/keto reductase has translation MLVRRLGRNGPEVSAIGLGCMAMSGAYGPADDAESVATIRDALDTGVTLLDTGDFYGMGHNEMLLREALVGGRRARVFLGVKFGAQWGPDRSYLGFDGRPSSVKNFLSYTLRRLGTDYVDLYQPARVDRAVPIEDTVGAIADLIRAGYVRHLGLSEASAETIRRAHAVHPIAALQIEYSLLSRGVERQIRPTLRTLGIALVAYGVLSRGLLGGRAAAGPRPAGDGRGHYPRFQGANFEHNLTLVNALREVATAKGITVAQLALAWVLGRGGDVIPLVGARTRGQLADALGALDVDLTTGDLARIERAVPADSAAGGRYAPAQMAALDSERT, from the coding sequence ATGCTGGTACGCCGATTGGGACGCAACGGGCCGGAGGTGTCCGCGATCGGGTTGGGGTGCATGGCGATGTCCGGCGCCTACGGACCGGCGGACGACGCCGAGAGCGTCGCCACGATCCGGGACGCGCTCGACACCGGGGTCACCCTCCTGGACACCGGGGATTTCTACGGCATGGGGCACAACGAGATGCTGCTGCGCGAGGCGCTCGTCGGCGGAAGGCGCGCGCGGGTTTTCCTCGGCGTGAAGTTCGGCGCGCAGTGGGGACCCGACCGATCGTACCTCGGATTCGACGGCCGCCCCTCTTCCGTCAAGAACTTCCTCTCGTACACACTCCGCAGGCTCGGGACCGACTACGTCGATCTGTATCAGCCGGCGCGCGTCGACCGCGCCGTGCCGATCGAGGACACGGTTGGCGCGATCGCCGACCTGATCCGGGCCGGCTACGTGCGCCACCTCGGTCTGTCGGAAGCGTCGGCCGAAACGATACGCCGAGCGCACGCCGTCCATCCGATCGCCGCGCTCCAGATTGAGTACTCGCTTCTGAGCCGCGGCGTCGAACGGCAGATCCGCCCCACGCTGCGCACGCTCGGGATCGCGCTCGTCGCCTACGGCGTGTTGTCGCGCGGACTCCTCGGTGGACGGGCCGCCGCGGGACCGCGGCCGGCGGGGGATGGTCGGGGACACTACCCGCGCTTCCAGGGCGCCAACTTCGAGCACAATCTCACGCTGGTGAACGCGCTCCGCGAGGTCGCGACGGCGAAAGGGATCACCGTCGCGCAACTCGCGCTGGCCTGGGTGCTGGGGCGCGGAGGGGACGTGATTCCGCTGGTCGGCGCCCGCACCCGCGGCCAGTTGGCCGACGCGCTGGGAGCCCTGGATGTCGATCTGACGACCGGCGACCTGGCCCGCATCGAGCGGGCCGTCCCGGCTGATTCCGCTGCGGGCGGGCGTTACGCGCCCGCGCAGATGGCGGCGCTCGACAGCGAACGCACGTGA
- a CDS encoding carboxypeptidase-like regulatory domain-containing protein: MFVGYVSDENYVAVVDAALEFRQNGRTVAIAQSTASGRVFADVVPGEYQVILARPGFGAKRVIAWIADGAPVSFRLLSDGLLGYAWPKWVRAGERSEFRVHSVGPYRLSLWRYGKTKEFVRLLGWFDEHGPRAVMQITPDGDYTQTGVRWNSVGYGSSHHGQRIEAPAASGLYYFHAKAASGAFFSFPWVVAPAAPRAQVAVLACSITWNAYNNFGGRSNYINPSGLPSEPTVNARQELSRYQLADSLKVWSPRDEAYLPLSFDRPEIGNHVPEDEVVTHPIEGRIASAQAPGEWRLLAWLEREGVPYDYYAEPQLHTGALDLDRYRVLILPIHPEYWSRLMYERVKEWVHTRGGRLMYLGGNGLNCEVEFLDEYSVRCKTHLDSEAGSLGMQDPDRPGAYLESRFHRTVESEANLLGVVCSETGIMTAAPYRTVPSTRRTGRLQAQGCATAICSARPACTSACTGARRGTRPIR; the protein is encoded by the coding sequence ATGTTCGTGGGCTACGTGAGCGACGAGAACTACGTCGCGGTCGTTGACGCGGCGCTGGAGTTCCGGCAGAACGGGCGGACGGTTGCAATCGCGCAGTCGACGGCGAGCGGCCGCGTGTTTGCCGACGTTGTGCCCGGTGAGTATCAGGTGATTCTCGCGCGGCCGGGGTTCGGCGCGAAGCGCGTGATCGCGTGGATCGCCGACGGCGCGCCGGTCTCGTTCCGGTTGCTCTCCGACGGACTGCTGGGCTACGCGTGGCCGAAGTGGGTCCGCGCCGGGGAGCGGTCGGAGTTCCGCGTGCACTCCGTCGGACCGTACCGGTTGAGCCTGTGGCGGTACGGTAAGACGAAGGAGTTCGTGCGCCTCTTGGGATGGTTCGACGAACACGGACCGCGGGCCGTGATGCAGATCACGCCCGACGGCGACTACACGCAGACCGGGGTGCGGTGGAACTCGGTCGGGTACGGCAGTTCCCACCACGGGCAGCGCATCGAGGCTCCCGCGGCGTCGGGCCTGTACTATTTCCACGCGAAGGCGGCGTCTGGCGCCTTCTTTTCGTTTCCCTGGGTCGTCGCCCCCGCCGCGCCTCGCGCGCAGGTCGCGGTGCTGGCGTGCAGCATCACCTGGAACGCGTACAATAACTTCGGGGGCCGCAGCAACTACATCAACCCGAGCGGGCTGCCGTCGGAGCCGACCGTCAACGCCCGTCAGGAGTTGTCCCGGTACCAGCTCGCCGATTCGCTCAAGGTGTGGAGCCCACGGGACGAGGCCTATCTGCCGCTGTCGTTCGACCGGCCCGAGATCGGCAACCACGTGCCCGAGGACGAGGTGGTCACGCACCCGATCGAAGGGCGCATCGCATCGGCGCAGGCGCCGGGCGAATGGCGCCTGCTCGCGTGGCTGGAGCGGGAGGGGGTCCCGTACGACTACTATGCGGAGCCGCAGCTACACACGGGCGCGCTCGACCTGGACCGGTACCGCGTGTTAATCCTTCCGATTCACCCGGAGTACTGGTCGCGTCTCATGTACGAACGCGTGAAGGAGTGGGTCCACACTCGGGGCGGACGGCTGATGTACCTCGGCGGGAACGGCCTCAATTGCGAGGTGGAGTTTCTGGACGAGTACAGCGTGCGCTGTAAGACCCACCTCGACAGCGAGGCGGGCTCGCTTGGGATGCAGGACCCCGACCGTCCGGGCGCCTACCTCGAGAGCCGATTTCACCGGACCGTGGAGTCCGAGGCGAACCTGCTCGGCGTCGTGTGCAGCGAGACCGGCATCATGACGGCCGCACCGTACCGTACCGTACCGTCAACGCGTCGCACTGGGCGTTTGCAGGCACAGGGCTGCGCGACGGCGATCTGTTCGGCGAGGCCAGCCTGCACGAGCGCGTGCACGGGGGCGCGTCGGGGCACGAGACCGATAAGATGA
- a CDS encoding N,N-dimethylformamidase beta subunit family domain-containing protein produces MRDGDLFGEASLHERVHGGASGHETDKMSRFSPPGTRLLAKGVNPDDGGSEMAYYEAPSGGAVFSVGSITYCASLLVDPAVSTITRNVLSRFVEDPRRGTPGSPVARVPRRGRRKTLG; encoded by the coding sequence CTGCGCGACGGCGATCTGTTCGGCGAGGCCAGCCTGCACGAGCGCGTGCACGGGGGCGCGTCGGGGCACGAGACCGATAAGATGAGCCGGTTCTCGCCGCCGGGCACGAGACTCCTGGCGAAAGGGGTCAATCCCGACGACGGAGGCTCCGAAATGGCGTACTACGAAGCCCCAAGCGGCGGCGCGGTCTTCTCCGTTGGCTCCATCACGTACTGCGCGTCGTTGCTCGTGGACCCGGCCGTCTCGACGATTACCCGCAACGTGCTCAGCCGGTTCGTGGAGGACCCCCGGCGCGGGACGCCAGGCTCGCCCGTCGCCCGTGTCCCCCGGCGAGGGCGTCGCAAGACGCTCGGCTAG